From a single Pseudomonas sp. A34-9 genomic region:
- a CDS encoding metalloregulator ArsR/SmtB family transcription factor produces the protein MQSSLTECEVAQLRASASKACALLKALANEDRLLILCQLTQGERNVGELEKMTGVRQPTLSQQLGILRDEGLVATRREGKYIFYGLASPEVIQVMKTLSGLYCGAVLKSLGHQ, from the coding sequence ATGCAATCCAGTCTGACCGAATGTGAAGTCGCCCAACTGCGCGCTTCGGCCTCCAAGGCCTGCGCCTTGCTCAAGGCTCTGGCCAATGAGGATCGCCTGCTGATCCTGTGTCAACTGACCCAGGGCGAACGCAATGTCGGCGAACTGGAAAAAATGACCGGTGTGCGCCAGCCGACGCTGTCCCAGCAACTGGGCATCCTGCGTGATGAAGGCCTGGTCGCGACCCGTCGTGAGGGCAAGTACATTTTTTATGGGCTCGCCAGTCCGGAAGTCATTCAGGTGATGAAAACCCTCTCCGGATTGTATTGCGGAGCCGTGCTGAAAAGTCTGGGCCATCAATAA
- a CDS encoding MBL fold metallo-hydrolase: MPALIEAFLDPASSTYSYVVYEADGGQCAIVDPVLDYDGAAGRTCTAQADKIIAFVRAHSLQVQWLLETHAHADHLSAAPYLRRELGGKIAIGQSISKVQNVFKALFNLEPEFCVDGSQFDHLFAPNESFRIGNLKATALHVPGHTPADMAYLIDGEQILVGDTLFMPDVGTARCDFPGGNAHQLFNSIHKLLAFPASVKLYVCHDYPPEGRESQCQTTVGEQRKGNIHVHDGIDEAAFVEMRTQRDAGLGMPTLLLPAIQVNVRAGNLPAAEDNGVVYLKIPINKL, encoded by the coding sequence ATGCCCGCGCTGATTGAAGCTTTCCTCGACCCCGCCTCCTCGACCTACAGCTATGTGGTCTATGAAGCCGACGGCGGGCAATGCGCGATCGTCGACCCAGTACTCGATTACGACGGCGCGGCCGGGCGCACCTGCACCGCACAAGCCGACAAAATCATCGCCTTCGTTCGCGCACACAGCCTGCAGGTACAGTGGCTGCTGGAAACCCACGCCCACGCCGATCACCTGTCCGCCGCGCCGTATCTGCGCCGGGAGCTGGGCGGCAAAATCGCCATTGGCCAATCGATCAGCAAAGTGCAGAACGTGTTCAAGGCACTGTTCAATCTGGAGCCGGAGTTCTGCGTTGATGGCTCGCAGTTCGATCACCTGTTTGCGCCGAACGAGTCCTTCAGGATCGGCAATCTCAAAGCCACTGCCCTGCATGTGCCCGGGCATACACCGGCTGACATGGCTTACCTGATCGACGGCGAACAGATACTGGTAGGCGACACGCTGTTCATGCCCGATGTCGGAACCGCGCGTTGCGACTTCCCCGGCGGCAACGCCCATCAGTTGTTCAACTCGATTCACAAGCTACTGGCCTTCCCCGCCAGCGTGAAACTCTACGTTTGCCACGATTACCCGCCCGAGGGCCGCGAGTCGCAGTGCCAGACCACGGTCGGCGAACAGCGCAAAGGCAATATTCATGTGCATGACGGGATTGATGAGGCGGCGTTCGTCGAGATGCGCACCCAGCGTGATGCCGGGCTGGGCATGCCGACGCTGTTGCTGCCGGCGATTCAGGTCAATGTGAGAGCGGGGAATTTGCCGGCAGCCGAGGATAACGGCGTGGTTTACCTGAAGATCCCGATCAACAAGCTTTAA
- the bkdR gene encoding Bkd operon transcriptional regulator BkdR, with product MRKLDRTDIGILNSLQENARITNADLARSVNLSPTPCFNRVKAMEELGLIREQVTLLDADLLGLHVNVFIHVSLEKQVEEALQHFEEAISDRPEVMECYLMAGDPDYLIRVLVPTIQSLERFMMDFLTKVPGVANIRSSFALKQVRYKTALPLPANGLTLGT from the coding sequence ATGCGCAAACTGGACCGTACCGACATTGGCATTCTCAACAGCCTTCAAGAGAACGCGCGCATCACCAACGCCGACCTCGCACGCTCGGTGAACCTGTCGCCAACGCCGTGCTTCAACCGGGTCAAGGCGATGGAAGAATTAGGCCTTATTCGCGAGCAGGTGACGCTGCTGGATGCCGACCTGCTGGGGCTGCACGTGAACGTGTTCATCCATGTCAGCCTGGAGAAGCAGGTCGAGGAAGCGCTGCAGCATTTCGAGGAGGCGATTTCCGATCGCCCGGAGGTGATGGAATGCTATTTGATGGCCGGTGACCCGGATTATCTGATCCGGGTGCTGGTGCCGACGATTCAGTCGCTGGAGCGCTTCATGATGGACTTTCTGACCAAAGTGCCGGGGGTGGCGAATATCCGGTCGAGTTTTGCGCTCAAGCAGGTGAGATACAAAACTGCATTGCCGCTGCCGGCGAATGGCTTGACGCTAGGTACCTGA
- a CDS encoding 3-methyl-2-oxobutanoate dehydrogenase (2-methylpropanoyl-transferring) subunit alpha, with product MTQAYEPLRLHVPEPSGRPGCKTDFSYLHLTDAGTVRKPSIDVEPADTADLARGLIRVLDDQGNALGPWAENVPVEILRKGMRAMLKTRIYDNRMVVAQRQKKMSFYMQSLGEEAIGSAQALALNIDDMCFPTYRQQSILMAREVPLVDLICQLLSNERDPLKGRQLPIMYSVKDAGFFTISGNLATQFIQAVGWGMASAIKGDTKIASAWIGDGATAESDFHTALTFAHVYRAPVILNVVNNQWAISTFQAIAGGEATTFAGRGVGCGIASLRVDGNDFYAVYAASAWAAERARRNLGPTMIEWVTYRAGPHSTSDDPSKYRPADDWSHFPLGDPIARLKQHLIKVGHWSEEEHAAVSAELEAEVIAAQKQAEQYGTLAGGQIPSAATMFEDVYKEMPEHLKRQRQQLGI from the coding sequence ATGACCCAAGCGTATGAACCGCTGCGTCTGCACGTCCCTGAACCCTCGGGCCGTCCAGGCTGCAAAACCGATTTTTCCTACCTGCATCTGACCGATGCCGGTACGGTGCGCAAACCTTCCATCGACGTTGAACCTGCCGACACCGCCGACCTGGCGCGTGGGCTGATTCGCGTACTCGACGATCAGGGCAATGCCCTTGGCCCATGGGCCGAGAACGTGCCGGTCGAGATCCTCCGCAAGGGCATGCGCGCCATGCTCAAGACGCGCATCTACGACAACCGCATGGTGGTCGCCCAGCGTCAGAAAAAAATGTCGTTTTACATGCAAAGCCTTGGCGAAGAAGCCATCGGCAGCGCCCAGGCTCTGGCCTTGAACATCGACGACATGTGCTTTCCGACCTACCGCCAGCAAAGCATCCTGATGGCCCGCGAAGTGCCGCTGGTCGACCTGATCTGCCAACTGTTGTCCAACGAGCGCGATCCGCTCAAGGGCCGGCAGTTGCCGATCATGTACTCGGTCAAGGACGCGGGTTTCTTCACCATCTCCGGCAACCTCGCGACCCAGTTCATTCAGGCGGTCGGCTGGGGCATGGCTTCAGCGATCAAAGGCGACACCAAAATCGCCTCGGCGTGGATCGGTGACGGCGCTACCGCCGAATCGGACTTCCACACCGCCCTCACCTTCGCCCACGTTTATCGTGCGCCGGTGATCCTCAACGTCGTGAATAACCAATGGGCGATTTCGACCTTCCAGGCCATCGCCGGTGGTGAAGCCACCACCTTCGCCGGACGCGGCGTCGGTTGCGGCATCGCCTCGCTGCGCGTTGACGGCAACGACTTCTACGCGGTTTATGCCGCTTCTGCCTGGGCCGCTGAACGCGCCCGGCGCAACCTCGGCCCGACCATGATCGAGTGGGTCACCTACCGCGCCGGTCCGCACTCGACCTCGGACGATCCGTCGAAATATCGCCCCGCCGATGACTGGAGCCACTTCCCGCTGGGCGACCCGATCGCACGCCTGAAGCAGCACCTGATCAAGGTCGGCCACTGGTCGGAAGAAGAGCACGCCGCCGTCAGCGCCGAACTTGAAGCCGAAGTGATTGCTGCGCAGAAACAGGCCGAACAGTACGGCACCCTCGCTGGCGGGCAGATTCCAAGCGCCGCGACCATGTTCGAAGACGTCTACAAAGAGATGCCGGAGCACTTGAAGCGCCAGCGTCAGCAGTTGGGGATCTGA
- a CDS encoding alpha-ketoacid dehydrogenase subunit beta, giving the protein MNDHNNNIQLETAMTTTTMTMIQALRSAMDVMLERDDNVVVFGQDVGYFGGVFRCTEGLQTKYGTSRVFDAPISESGIVGVAVGMGAYGLRPVAEIQFADYVYPASDQIISEAARLRYRSTGEFTAPMTLRMPCGGGIYGGQTHSQSIEAMFTQVCGLRTVMPSNPYDAKGLLIASIENDDPVIFLEPKRLYNGPFDGHHDRPVTPWSKHPQAQVPDGYYTVPLDVAAITRPGKDVTVLTYGTTVYVSQVAAEESGVDAEVIDLRSLWPLDLETIVKSVKKTGRCVVVHEATRTCGFGAELVSLVQEHCFHHLEAPIERVTGWDTPYPHAQEWAYFPGPSRVGAALKRVMEV; this is encoded by the coding sequence ATGAACGACCACAACAACAATATTCAGTTGGAAACCGCCATGACCACGACCACCATGACCATGATCCAGGCCCTGCGCTCGGCCATGGATGTGATGCTTGAGCGTGATGACAATGTCGTGGTGTTCGGTCAGGACGTCGGCTACTTCGGCGGCGTGTTCCGTTGCACCGAAGGCCTGCAGACCAAGTACGGCACCTCGCGGGTATTCGACGCACCGATCTCGGAAAGCGGCATTGTCGGCGTTGCCGTGGGTATGGGCGCTTACGGCCTGCGTCCGGTCGCTGAAATTCAGTTTGCCGACTACGTCTACCCGGCCTCTGACCAGATCATTTCCGAAGCGGCGCGCCTGCGTTATCGCTCGACCGGCGAGTTCACCGCGCCGATGACCCTGCGCATGCCTTGCGGCGGCGGCATCTACGGCGGCCAGACCCATAGCCAGAGCATCGAGGCGATGTTCACTCAGGTTTGCGGACTGCGCACGGTCATGCCGTCCAACCCGTATGACGCCAAAGGCTTACTGATCGCCTCCATCGAAAACGATGACCCGGTGATCTTCCTTGAGCCGAAACGCCTGTACAACGGCCCGTTCGACGGCCACCACGACCGTCCGGTAACACCGTGGTCGAAACACCCGCAAGCCCAGGTTCCGGACGGTTACTACACCGTGCCGCTGGACGTTGCCGCGATCACCCGTCCGGGCAAGGACGTGACGGTGCTGACCTACGGCACCACGGTTTACGTGTCGCAAGTCGCAGCCGAAGAATCCGGCGTCGATGCCGAAGTCATCGACCTGCGCAGCCTGTGGCCGCTGGACCTGGAAACCATCGTCAAATCGGTGAAGAAAACCGGTCGTTGCGTGGTGGTTCACGAAGCCACCCGTACCTGCGGTTTCGGCGCCGAACTGGTGTCGCTGGTGCAAGAGCATTGCTTCCATCACCTGGAAGCGCCGATCGAACGCGTCACCGGTTGGGACACCCCCTACCCGCACGCGCAAGAGTGGGCGTATTTCCCTGGGCCGTCCCGAGTGGGCGCGGCGTTGAAACGGGTCATGGAGGTCTGA
- a CDS encoding dihydrolipoamide acetyltransferase family protein codes for MGTHVIKMPDIGEGIAEVELSQWHVKVGDLVVEDQVLADVMTDKAMVDIPSPVHGKVIALGGQPGEVMAVGSVLISIEVEGAGNLKESAAPAPVKAAPAAPKVETVVESKPAAAPRPAAVCQGPMVAREADERPLASPAVRKHALDLGIALRLVRGSGPAGRVLHEDLEAYLAQGQSNASAPGAAAYAQRNDEEQIQVIGMRRKIAQRMQDATQRAAHFSYVEEIDVTAIEELRAHLNEKHGASRGKLTLLPFLVRALVVALRDFPQMNARYDDEAQVITRLGAVHVGVATQSDVGLMVPVVRHAEARSLWDSASEISRLANAARNGKASRDELSGSTITLTSLGALGGIVSTPVLNLPEVAIVGVNKIVERPMVVKGQVVIRKMMNLSSSFDHRVVDGMDAALFIQAIRGLIEQPATLFVE; via the coding sequence ATGGGCACGCACGTTATCAAGATGCCGGACATCGGCGAAGGCATCGCAGAAGTAGAACTGTCGCAATGGCACGTCAAGGTTGGCGATCTGGTCGTTGAAGATCAGGTGCTGGCGGATGTGATGACCGACAAGGCGATGGTCGATATTCCATCGCCGGTCCACGGCAAAGTGATTGCGCTCGGTGGTCAGCCGGGGGAAGTGATGGCGGTTGGCAGTGTGCTGATCAGCATTGAAGTCGAGGGGGCTGGCAACCTCAAGGAATCGGCTGCTCCCGCTCCTGTAAAAGCAGCACCGGCGGCGCCGAAAGTTGAAACCGTGGTGGAAAGCAAACCTGCTGCGGCCCCGCGTCCGGCTGCGGTTTGTCAGGGCCCGATGGTTGCCCGTGAAGCAGACGAGCGCCCTCTCGCCTCTCCGGCCGTGCGCAAACATGCGCTGGATCTGGGCATAGCGTTGCGTCTGGTACGCGGTTCCGGCCCGGCCGGTCGTGTATTGCACGAAGACCTCGAAGCGTATCTGGCGCAAGGTCAGTCGAACGCCTCGGCGCCGGGTGCCGCTGCTTACGCCCAGCGTAACGACGAAGAACAGATTCAAGTGATCGGCATGCGCCGCAAGATTGCCCAGCGTATGCAGGACGCCACTCAGCGTGCCGCTCACTTCAGCTACGTCGAAGAAATCGACGTCACCGCGATTGAAGAACTGCGCGCCCATCTCAATGAAAAACACGGCGCCAGCCGTGGCAAGTTGACCTTGCTGCCGTTCCTCGTTCGCGCATTGGTTGTCGCCCTGCGCGACTTCCCGCAGATGAACGCCCGTTACGATGACGAAGCCCAGGTCATCACCCGTCTCGGCGCGGTGCATGTCGGCGTCGCCACGCAAAGCGATGTCGGCCTGATGGTGCCGGTGGTGCGTCACGCCGAGGCGCGCAGCCTGTGGGACAGCGCCTCGGAAATCTCGCGTCTGGCCAACGCCGCACGCAATGGCAAGGCCAGCCGCGATGAGCTGTCCGGCTCGACCATCACCCTGACCAGCCTTGGTGCGCTGGGCGGCATCGTCAGCACGCCAGTGTTGAACCTGCCGGAAGTGGCGATCGTCGGCGTCAACAAAATCGTCGAACGGCCGATGGTCGTCAAAGGCCAGGTGGTGATCCGCAAGATGATGAACCTCTCCAGTTCCTTCGATCACCGCGTGGTCGACGGCATGGACGCGGCGCTCTTCATCCAGGCCATTCGCGGCTTGATCGAACAACCTGCCACTTTGTTTGTGGAGTAA